Proteins from one Streptomyces sp. NBC_00390 genomic window:
- a CDS encoding uridine kinase family protein, with protein MDDLDRQAARLRSLAPSCGPVRLIAVDGHAGSGKSTFATRLAAAVGSGEPAPVVHLDDLATHEELFAWTGRMLAEVITPLSAGQAALYHPYDWNLRTFGAARRLEASPVVLVEGVGAGRRALRPHLAWLLWMERGAEESWARGRARDGAALSDFWDEWTAAETRHFSTDPSRPFADTVVRECREGYEWRRGPAGTPRSNRVIT; from the coding sequence ATGGACGACCTCGACCGGCAGGCCGCGCGGCTGCGCTCCCTCGCCCCGTCCTGCGGGCCGGTCCGGCTGATCGCGGTGGACGGCCACGCCGGATCGGGCAAGAGCACCTTCGCCACGCGGCTCGCGGCGGCAGTCGGCAGCGGCGAACCGGCGCCGGTGGTGCATCTGGACGATCTGGCCACCCACGAGGAGCTGTTCGCGTGGACCGGCCGGATGCTCGCCGAGGTGATCACACCGCTGTCAGCAGGCCAGGCCGCGCTGTATCACCCGTACGACTGGAATCTGCGCACCTTCGGAGCTGCACGGCGTCTCGAGGCCTCACCGGTCGTCCTGGTGGAGGGGGTGGGGGCGGGCCGGCGGGCGCTGCGCCCCCATCTCGCGTGGCTGCTGTGGATGGAGCGGGGCGCCGAGGAGTCCTGGGCCCGCGGCAGGGCGCGGGACGGCGCCGCACTGAGCGATTTCTGGGACGAGTGGACAGCGGCGGAGACGCGCCATTTCTCGACGGACCCTTCGCGCCCGTTCGCCGACACGGTGGTGCGTGAGTGCCGAGAGGGGTACGAGTGGCGCCGCGGACCTGCTGGGACTCCGCGATCGAACCGAGTCATCACGTAG
- a CDS encoding peptidase C39 family protein — protein sequence MAGPTSRRTVLGAAVAAAASAGSLSSLSGAAAAPPSSGRAKAPAPLIDNHFWSSYTDWRSGGAAGTKAVAGRRPGLVIAAPAGLTEYTDPHTGSQASWEHAAWTSPVHRSPVPATEVIASWNAHTPAGTWLQVELGGTYSDGTRTPWFVMGRWAAGDGDIRRTSVDDQSDGRATIWTDTFSIDDAASGLRLTTYQLRLTLYRKPGTKLTPTVWRLGAMASDIPDRFSVPASVPAGPARELPVPRYSQNTHVGQYPEYDNGGEAWCSPTSSQMIIEYWGRRPSAADLAWVNPDFADPQVCHAARFTFDHQYEGCGNWPFNAAYAATYRDMNAVVTRLSSLTDLENLVGAGIPAITSQSFLKEELTGAGYGTAGHLMTVIGFTAGGDVIANDPASPGNSAVRRVYRRAEWEKIWLRTKRYNASGKVVSGTGGVCYLYWPDQPTAAQRRALAAVGIR from the coding sequence ATGGCCGGACCGACTTCGCGCAGAACCGTCCTGGGCGCCGCCGTCGCGGCAGCCGCGAGTGCGGGTTCGCTGTCCTCTCTGAGCGGCGCGGCCGCCGCCCCGCCGTCCTCGGGCCGGGCGAAGGCGCCCGCACCGCTGATCGACAACCACTTCTGGTCCTCCTACACCGACTGGCGCTCCGGCGGTGCGGCAGGGACGAAGGCCGTCGCCGGCCGCCGGCCCGGCCTGGTGATCGCCGCCCCGGCAGGCCTCACCGAATACACCGACCCGCACACGGGCAGCCAGGCGAGCTGGGAGCACGCCGCCTGGACCTCGCCGGTGCACCGCTCGCCGGTTCCCGCCACCGAGGTCATCGCTTCCTGGAACGCCCACACGCCGGCCGGCACCTGGCTCCAGGTCGAGCTGGGCGGGACCTACTCCGACGGCACACGGACGCCGTGGTTCGTGATGGGCCGCTGGGCCGCGGGCGACGGGGACATCCGCCGTACCTCGGTCGACGACCAGAGCGACGGCAGGGCGACCATCTGGACCGACACGTTCTCGATCGACGACGCTGCGAGCGGGCTGAGGCTGACGACCTACCAGCTGCGGCTCACCCTCTACCGCAAACCCGGGACCAAGCTCACGCCGACCGTGTGGCGGCTCGGCGCGATGGCATCCGACATCCCGGACCGCTTCTCGGTGCCCGCGTCGGTCCCGGCCGGCCCGGCGCGTGAACTGCCCGTGCCGCGGTACTCGCAGAACACGCATGTCGGCCAGTACCCCGAGTACGACAACGGCGGCGAGGCCTGGTGCAGCCCGACCTCGTCACAGATGATCATCGAATACTGGGGACGCAGGCCCTCCGCGGCCGACCTGGCCTGGGTGAACCCGGACTTCGCCGACCCGCAGGTGTGCCACGCGGCCCGGTTCACCTTCGACCACCAGTACGAAGGCTGCGGCAACTGGCCGTTCAACGCCGCCTACGCCGCCACCTACCGGGACATGAACGCCGTGGTCACCCGGCTTTCCTCACTCACCGACCTGGAGAACCTGGTCGGAGCAGGGATCCCGGCCATAACGTCCCAGTCCTTCCTCAAGGAGGAGCTGACGGGCGCGGGCTACGGAACCGCCGGGCATCTGATGACGGTGATCGGCTTCACCGCCGGCGGCGATGTGATCGCGAACGACCCGGCGTCGCCCGGCAACTCGGCCGTGCGACGCGTCTACCGGCGCGCCGAATGGGAGAAGATCTGGCTGCGCACCAAGCGCTACAACGCGAGCGGCAAGGTGGTCTCCGGCACAGGTGGCGTCTGTTATCTCTACTGGCCCGACCAGCCGACCGCCGCCCAGCGCCGGGCGCTGGCCGCCGTCGGCATCCGCTGA
- a CDS encoding SCO1431 family membrane protein has protein sequence MTSTAAAAAMDRAESRTRTGGPGDGPKVLEHVLGWTLVMVLAMLVTQIGLI, from the coding sequence ATGACTTCGACCGCAGCAGCAGCCGCCATGGACCGCGCCGAGAGCCGTACCCGTACCGGTGGCCCCGGCGACGGCCCCAAGGTCCTCGAGCACGTCCTCGGCTGGACCCTCGTCATGGTTCTCGCGATGCTCGTCACCCAGATCGGCCTGATCTAG
- a CDS encoding acyl-CoA dehydrogenase gives MPDRAPQPVDRQLPTEEARDLITLVRDIVQREIAPRAAEEEDAGHFPREVFSLLSDAGLLGLPYDSEYGGGDQPYEVYLQVLEELAAARLTVGLGVSVHSLSCHALAGYGTKEQQAEHLPAMLGGGLLGAYCLSEPASGSDAASLRTKAVRDGDDWVITGTKAWITHGGVADFCTVMARTGGEGAKGITAFLVPGDAPGLNAAVPEKKMGMKGSPTAQLHFDGVRVPDSRRLGEEGQGFAIALSALDSGRLGIAACAIGVAQAALDEALAYATGRRQFGRPIADFQGLRFMLADMATRIEAGRALYLAAARLRDAGKPFSRQAAMAKLFCTDAAMSVTTDAVQVLGGYGYTQDFPAERYMREAKVLQIVEGTNQIQRMVIARHLAGPETR, from the coding sequence ATGCCCGACCGCGCCCCGCAGCCGGTGGACCGTCAACTGCCCACCGAGGAGGCCAGGGATCTGATCACGCTGGTCCGCGACATCGTCCAGCGGGAGATCGCCCCCCGCGCGGCCGAGGAGGAGGACGCAGGGCACTTTCCGCGCGAGGTCTTCTCGCTGCTGTCAGACGCCGGACTGCTGGGTCTGCCCTACGACTCCGAGTACGGCGGCGGCGACCAGCCGTACGAGGTGTACCTCCAGGTGCTCGAAGAGCTCGCCGCGGCGCGGCTCACCGTCGGCCTCGGTGTCAGCGTCCACTCGCTCTCCTGCCACGCTCTGGCCGGATACGGCACCAAGGAGCAGCAGGCCGAACACCTTCCCGCGATGCTCGGCGGGGGCCTGCTCGGCGCCTACTGCCTGTCCGAGCCCGCTTCGGGGTCCGATGCGGCGTCACTGCGCACCAAGGCGGTCCGTGACGGCGACGACTGGGTCATCACCGGCACCAAGGCGTGGATCACCCACGGCGGTGTCGCCGATTTCTGCACGGTCATGGCCCGCACCGGGGGCGAGGGGGCGAAGGGCATCACCGCCTTCCTGGTCCCGGGCGACGCGCCGGGCCTGAACGCGGCGGTACCCGAGAAGAAGATGGGCATGAAGGGTTCGCCCACCGCGCAGCTCCACTTCGACGGTGTCCGGGTCCCCGACTCCCGCCGCCTCGGCGAGGAGGGCCAGGGCTTCGCGATCGCTCTGTCGGCGCTGGACTCGGGCCGTCTCGGGATCGCCGCCTGCGCCATCGGTGTCGCCCAGGCGGCCCTGGACGAGGCCCTCGCCTACGCCACCGGCCGCCGGCAGTTCGGCCGTCCCATCGCGGACTTCCAGGGGCTGCGCTTCATGCTCGCCGACATGGCCACCCGTATAGAGGCGGGGCGCGCCCTGTATCTCGCCGCGGCGCGGCTGCGGGACGCGGGCAAGCCGTTCTCCCGGCAGGCCGCGATGGCCAAGCTGTTCTGCACGGACGCGGCGATGAGCGTGACCACCGACGCGGTCCAGGTGCTGGGTGGCTACGGCTACACCCAGGACTTCCCGGCCGAGCGCTATATGCGGGAGGCCAAGGTGCTGCAGATCGTCGAGGGCACCAACCAGATCCAGCGCATGGTCATCGCCCGTCACCTCGCGGGGCCCGAGACGCGCTGA